Proteins encoded within one genomic window of Armatimonadota bacterium:
- a CDS encoding MFS transporter, whose protein sequence is MSKQQEASIEPNEAPRHGVANNLPQFLLLLVVNAFVGATFGVERTTVTTLGQEEFFLTKATVITAFIVAFGITKACTNLFAGRLADTLGRRRVLLIGWLFAIPVPLLIMFAPSWGWVIAANVFLGVNQGLCWTLTLLMKIDLGGRKRRGFSAGINETVGYGAVALAAFVGTQLAANYDLRIAPFVFMLIVAVLGLAVTFFLVKDTQLHVDHEHIEETDGEPKPTWKSVFATVSFKDKGLFAYLQAGFARNLADGMAWGLLMIMFGATLGSRNAGTLQWIMIGAFAVGQLVFGAASDRYGRKGFVVVGMLVMSAALAMIASTEGFAAWVVGVLALGVGGSLMYPTVIAGLSDRMAPIWRASGLGVYRFWRDMGYAAGALSSGLIADQFGMQAAVYSVAGVCLVSGLVAAVLIPARAAST, encoded by the coding sequence ATGTCGAAGCAGCAGGAGGCATCGATCGAGCCGAACGAGGCTCCGCGCCACGGCGTCGCCAACAACTTGCCGCAGTTCCTGCTGCTCCTCGTGGTCAACGCGTTCGTCGGGGCGACGTTCGGAGTAGAGCGCACGACGGTCACGACGCTCGGACAAGAGGAGTTCTTTCTCACCAAAGCGACGGTCATAACAGCTTTCATCGTCGCGTTCGGCATAACCAAAGCCTGCACGAATCTCTTCGCCGGACGTCTCGCAGACACTCTCGGCCGGAGGCGGGTGCTGCTGATCGGATGGCTGTTCGCGATTCCCGTCCCACTGCTCATCATGTTTGCTCCAAGTTGGGGATGGGTCATCGCGGCGAACGTCTTCCTTGGCGTCAACCAAGGGCTGTGCTGGACGCTGACACTGCTCATGAAGATCGACCTCGGAGGGCGAAAGCGTCGCGGGTTCTCGGCAGGCATCAACGAAACGGTCGGCTATGGCGCAGTCGCCCTTGCGGCCTTCGTCGGCACGCAGCTCGCCGCCAACTACGATCTCAGGATCGCCCCGTTCGTGTTCATGTTGATCGTCGCCGTACTAGGACTGGCTGTCACGTTTTTCCTAGTCAAGGACACCCAGCTCCACGTCGACCACGAGCACATCGAGGAGACGGACGGCGAACCGAAACCGACTTGGAAGAGCGTCTTCGCCACAGTCAGCTTCAAGGATAAAGGGCTGTTCGCTTACCTGCAGGCGGGCTTCGCGCGGAACCTCGCCGACGGCATGGCCTGGGGCCTGTTGATGATCATGTTCGGCGCGACTCTCGGCAGCCGCAACGCTGGCACGTTGCAGTGGATCATGATCGGTGCCTTCGCTGTCGGACAACTAGTCTTCGGCGCAGCGAGCGACCGTTACGGCAGAAAGGGGTTCGTGGTCGTCGGCATGCTGGTGATGTCGGCCGCGCTGGCGATGATCGCCTCGACAGAGGGCTTCGCCGCCTGGGTCGTCGGCGTGCTCGCGCTCGGCGTCGGCGGATCGCTCATGTACCCGACTGTGATCGCGGGGCTGAGCGACCGGATGGCGCCGATCTGGCGAGCGTCCGGGCTGGGCGTCTACCGTTTCTGGCGCGACATGGGCTACGCGGCGGGCGCACTGAGCAGCGGGCTGATCGCAGACCAGTTCGGCATGCAAGCGGCGGTCTATTCGGTCGCAGGCGTGTGCCTCGTTTCTGGATTAGTGGCGGCGGTACTTATTCCGGCGCGGGCTGCAAGCACATAG
- a CDS encoding NFACT family protein, which produces MRVPFDSISLAAVVAELQPLVGGRVQRVMQRGTLEIELSIYAGKERYLYISAEAEYARMHLVTRRSPGPKEPPTFCMTLRKHLMDSRVEYIRQRGLDRVVDIGFKTKEGGFQIVAEMMGKHSNVVLLDADKKILAAIKVVHKSKSKRPILPGKTYEPPPFDPKPSILEAKEGDDLKQFEGASPFVRKLIESGVPIGEVQTAIENSEYTPVYCEGIGAYPLPLTTLDLDCVKRSSISQALEQHFNNIVGDDRLAQRKTSLKSQLKRVLRARQTALKGIAEALQTAATANERQLEAELILAYQHTIKEGDTILETTDYEGNPVTIKLDPKKTPVENANMIFKKAKRAKQSADGVAAQRNRLSRDLEDIEAALDKIDQADDLPEFNKIKEAADKKRWLHRQVVARKKEDRPYEGHRIREQLSPGGWRVLFGSNATSNDYLTTKVARPNDIWFHVRGGASSHVVLLSQNKPEKVQMEDLRFAARLAVSNSDSKHSSYVAVDYVLKKYVRKPRKAGPGLVTYTNEKTLHVET; this is translated from the coding sequence GTGCGCGTTCCGTTCGACTCGATCTCCCTAGCAGCCGTCGTCGCAGAGCTACAGCCTCTCGTCGGCGGCAGGGTCCAGCGCGTCATGCAACGTGGAACGCTGGAGATCGAGCTGAGCATCTATGCGGGCAAGGAGCGGTACCTGTATATCTCTGCCGAGGCGGAGTATGCGCGGATGCACCTCGTGACCCGCAGGAGCCCTGGCCCGAAGGAGCCACCGACTTTTTGCATGACGCTGCGCAAACACCTGATGGATTCGCGGGTCGAATACATAAGGCAGCGCGGCCTCGACCGAGTCGTCGACATAGGTTTCAAGACCAAAGAAGGTGGTTTCCAGATCGTGGCGGAGATGATGGGCAAGCACTCGAACGTCGTGCTGCTCGACGCCGACAAGAAGATCCTCGCCGCGATCAAGGTCGTCCACAAAAGCAAGAGCAAACGCCCGATCCTCCCTGGCAAGACGTACGAGCCGCCGCCGTTCGACCCCAAGCCATCGATCCTGGAGGCGAAGGAGGGCGACGACTTAAAACAGTTCGAGGGCGCGTCGCCGTTCGTGCGGAAACTGATCGAGTCGGGCGTCCCGATTGGCGAAGTGCAAACCGCGATAGAAAACAGCGAGTACACCCCCGTTTACTGCGAAGGGATCGGCGCCTACCCGCTGCCGCTGACGACGCTCGATCTTGATTGCGTCAAGCGATCCTCGATCAGCCAAGCGCTCGAACAGCACTTCAATAACATCGTCGGCGACGACAGGCTGGCACAGCGAAAGACATCGCTGAAGTCACAGCTCAAGCGCGTGCTGCGCGCAAGGCAGACCGCGCTAAAGGGAATCGCGGAGGCTTTACAAACAGCCGCAACAGCGAACGAGAGACAGTTGGAGGCGGAGCTGATCCTCGCCTATCAGCACACGATCAAAGAGGGCGACACAATCCTTGAGACCACCGACTACGAAGGCAACCCGGTCACGATCAAGCTCGACCCAAAGAAGACTCCCGTAGAGAACGCGAACATGATCTTCAAGAAGGCCAAACGTGCCAAGCAGAGCGCCGACGGCGTCGCCGCCCAACGCAATCGCCTCTCAAGAGACCTCGAAGACATCGAGGCGGCCCTCGACAAGATCGACCAGGCCGACGACCTCCCAGAGTTCAACAAGATCAAGGAAGCTGCCGACAAGAAACGGTGGCTACACCGCCAAGTCGTCGCGAGGAAGAAAGAGGATCGTCCATACGAAGGCCACAGGATTCGCGAGCAGCTGTCGCCGGGCGGCTGGCGGGTACTTTTCGGTAGCAACGCGACGTCAAACGACTATTTGACAACTAAGGTTGCCCGCCCGAACGACATCTGGTTCCACGTGCGGGGCGGCGCGTCTTCGCACGTCGTTCTACTCTCGCAGAACAAGCCGGAAAAGGTTCAGATGGAAGACCTGCGGTTTGCGGCGCGGCTCGCCGTCTCCAACAGCGACAGCAAGCACTCGTCTTATGTAGCGGTCGATTACGTGTTGAAGAAGTACGTTCGCAAGCCAAGGAAGGCGGGGCCAGGCCTCGTCACGTACACGAACGAAAAGACGCTTCACGTTGAGACGTAA
- a CDS encoding acetyl-CoA carboxylase carboxyltransferase subunit alpha produces the protein MAKTWKEWEKPVLELEELIEKLRVLIDAEADAAKKKELHVRLQEFEKRRDNFIKVRYSRLGAWEKVLLARAEPRPYTLDYIANIFTDFTEIDGDRRMGVDHALVVGPAMLDGRSVMIVGHQKGRDIQQRAYRNFAMCKPEGYRKAMRMFDMADRFGMAIITFIDTPAADPGVESEMRGISEAIAASMLKMFELTVPVVSVVIGEGGSGGAIGIGVANKVYMQEHAIYSVIPPEGCAAILWRDPAKGAEAAAALQLTAQSAMELELIDEILEEPFGGAHRDPIEAAATVKETLVAALSDLDKVPAKKLKEQRYNRYRKMGRFQA, from the coding sequence GTGGCTAAGACTTGGAAGGAGTGGGAGAAGCCGGTTCTCGAACTCGAAGAGCTGATCGAGAAGCTGCGCGTGCTGATCGACGCCGAGGCGGACGCGGCAAAGAAGAAAGAGCTTCATGTGCGGCTGCAGGAGTTTGAAAAGCGGCGCGACAACTTCATCAAGGTCCGCTACAGTCGGCTCGGCGCATGGGAGAAGGTGCTGCTCGCGCGTGCGGAGCCGCGCCCCTACACGCTCGACTACATCGCCAACATTTTCACGGACTTCACGGAGATCGACGGCGACCGGCGGATGGGCGTAGACCACGCGCTAGTGGTCGGGCCGGCGATGTTGGACGGGCGCTCGGTGATGATCGTTGGGCACCAGAAGGGAAGGGACATCCAGCAGCGCGCCTACCGCAACTTCGCGATGTGCAAACCGGAGGGGTACCGCAAGGCGATGCGGATGTTCGACATGGCGGACAGGTTCGGGATGGCGATCATAACCTTCATCGACACGCCCGCTGCAGACCCCGGAGTCGAGAGCGAGATGCGCGGCATCAGCGAGGCGATCGCCGCGAGCATGCTCAAGATGTTCGAGCTGACCGTGCCGGTCGTGAGCGTCGTCATCGGCGAGGGCGGCTCGGGCGGCGCGATCGGAATCGGCGTCGCCAACAAGGTGTACATGCAGGAGCACGCGATCTACAGCGTCATCCCGCCGGAAGGGTGCGCGGCGATTCTCTGGCGCGACCCAGCAAAAGGCGCGGAGGCCGCGGCTGCTCTTCAGCTAACTGCGCAATCAGCGATGGAGCTCGAGCTGATCGACGAAATTCTGGAAGAGCCGTTCGGCGGCGCGCACCGCGATCCGATCGAGGCGGCGGCGACCGTAAAGGAGACGCTTGTCGCGGCACTCTCTGATCTGGACAAGGTGCCTGCAAAGAAGTTAAAGGAGCAACGGTACAACCGGTACCGCAAAATGGGCCGATTCCAGGCGTAG
- a CDS encoding YjbQ family protein gives MLTHTEYLWFQTRKREEFVRITDEVAEIVEKSGVQEGMVLVSAMHITAAVYVNDWESGLIEDIKEWLDGLAPRADYKHHQTGEDNGEAHLKNLIMHHQVIVPITEGQLDFGPWQQIFYAEFDGRRKKRVVVKVMGE, from the coding sequence ATGTTGACCCACACCGAGTACCTCTGGTTCCAGACACGCAAGCGCGAGGAGTTCGTGCGCATCACCGACGAGGTCGCCGAGATCGTCGAGAAGTCCGGCGTGCAGGAGGGCATGGTGCTGGTCAGCGCGATGCACATCACGGCCGCCGTCTACGTAAACGACTGGGAGAGCGGGCTGATCGAGGACATCAAGGAGTGGCTCGACGGCCTTGCCCCACGCGCCGACTACAAGCACCACCAGACCGGCGAGGACAACGGCGAGGCGCACCTCAAGAACCTCATCATGCACCACCAGGTCATCGTCCCGATCACCGAAGGCCAGCTCGACTTCGGCCCCTGGCAGCAGATCTTCTACGCGGAATTCGACGGGCGGAGAAAGAAGCGCGTGGTGGTCAAGGTGATGGGGGAGTAA
- a CDS encoding phosphatase PAP2 family protein translates to MSQLYEWDQELFRLIHVELQRDWLDPILVAITDSGRGEVKFTILLVFCFIYRFRNYALMALSAGVLSGICAQLLKLVVTRDRPGNFEFAQPITSYIEALMGQAAPMASSSFPSGHATSSFAIAVAIAWVSRKTEHAWLGWTVVGWASLVAYSRVYVGVHFMSDVLAGAALGALFGTCFYLLWQKRGWIPALASAP, encoded by the coding sequence GTGAGCCAACTGTACGAGTGGGATCAAGAGCTGTTCCGCCTCATACACGTCGAGCTGCAACGCGATTGGCTGGATCCGATCCTGGTCGCGATCACCGACTCTGGCCGCGGAGAGGTGAAGTTCACGATCCTCCTCGTTTTCTGCTTCATCTACCGCTTTCGCAACTATGCGCTGATGGCCTTGTCCGCAGGCGTCCTCTCCGGTATCTGCGCCCAGCTTCTCAAGCTGGTTGTGACACGGGACAGGCCAGGCAACTTTGAATTTGCGCAACCGATCACGTCGTACATCGAGGCGCTGATGGGCCAAGCCGCGCCGATGGCCAGCAGCAGCTTCCCGAGCGGCCACGCAACGTCGTCGTTCGCGATCGCCGTGGCCATCGCCTGGGTGTCGCGGAAGACCGAGCACGCGTGGCTCGGGTGGACGGTGGTCGGCTGGGCGTCTCTCGTCGCATACAGCCGCGTCTACGTCGGCGTCCACTTCATGAGCGACGTTCTCGCCGGAGCCGCGCTCGGCGCGCTTTTCGGAACGTGCTTCTATCTGCTTTGGCAGAAGCGGGGCTGGATTCCGGCCCTAGCTTCTGCTCCCTAG
- the accD gene encoding acetyl-CoA carboxylase, carboxyltransferase subunit beta gives MPAGRGKTAIGNFAQCKKCKKTLFAAEFLEAMWVCNHCGHHHRLSSEQRIACTFDEGSFVELDSELVSQDPLQFPEYADKVQIATEKTGLNDGVISGRAKIDGMPVAAAIADFSFMGGSMGSVGGEKITRTLERAVDDRCPVVIFCSSGGARMQEGLLSLMQMPKTTAAVQRCKENGIPYISVFTDPTMAGVLASYASVADVILAEPKALVGFAGARVSKQAQVVKPPKDFQTAEFVARAGMLDKIVDRREMRGTLIALIKILGAHLRKGAKRG, from the coding sequence ATGCCCGCCGGTCGCGGAAAAACCGCTATAGGGAACTTCGCGCAGTGCAAGAAGTGCAAGAAGACGCTGTTTGCCGCCGAGTTTTTGGAGGCGATGTGGGTCTGCAATCACTGCGGCCACCATCATCGTCTCTCCAGCGAGCAGCGAATCGCGTGCACTTTCGACGAGGGGTCGTTCGTCGAGTTGGACAGCGAACTGGTCAGCCAGGACCCGCTTCAGTTTCCGGAGTATGCCGACAAGGTCCAAATCGCGACTGAAAAAACCGGCTTGAATGATGGTGTGATCAGCGGCAGGGCGAAGATCGACGGCATGCCGGTCGCTGCGGCGATCGCGGACTTCAGCTTCATGGGCGGGTCGATGGGCAGCGTCGGCGGAGAGAAGATCACCCGCACTTTGGAGCGCGCAGTGGATGACCGATGTCCGGTTGTCATCTTTTGCTCAAGCGGCGGCGCACGGATGCAAGAGGGGTTGCTCAGCCTGATGCAAATGCCGAAGACGACGGCGGCCGTTCAGCGGTGCAAGGAGAACGGCATCCCGTACATCTCGGTGTTCACGGATCCGACGATGGCGGGCGTGCTGGCGAGTTATGCAAGCGTCGCCGACGTGATTCTCGCCGAGCCGAAGGCGCTCGTCGGTTTCGCGGGCGCGCGCGTCAGCAAGCAGGCACAGGTCGTCAAGCCGCCGAAAGATTTTCAAACCGCGGAGTTCGTCGCGCGAGCCGGCATGCTCGATAAGATCGTGGATCGGCGCGAGATGCGCGGCACACTGATCGCGCTAATCAAGATTCTTGGTGCGCACCTCCGCAAGGGGGCCAAGCGTGGCTAA
- a CDS encoding DoxX family protein gives MGKQYELFERVDPAIVRWMGKNGISLLRISLGVVFVWFGVLKFFPGLSPAQELVGATISDLFFGAVTPDVSLPVLAGWECMIGIGLVTGRLLRLTLFLLFVQMPGTIAPLFMYPELCFTHPPFVPTIEGQYIIKNLVLVSAGIVVGATVRGGKIDVQGASRQATVS, from the coding sequence ATGGGAAAGCAATATGAACTCTTCGAGCGCGTGGATCCTGCGATCGTCCGGTGGATGGGCAAGAACGGAATCTCGCTTCTGAGGATCAGCCTCGGGGTCGTGTTCGTCTGGTTTGGCGTACTCAAGTTCTTCCCAGGACTGAGCCCTGCGCAAGAGCTGGTAGGAGCCACGATCAGCGACCTATTCTTCGGCGCTGTGACACCGGACGTCAGCCTCCCTGTACTCGCCGGGTGGGAGTGCATGATCGGGATCGGACTGGTCACCGGTCGGCTGCTCCGCCTGACTCTGTTCCTGCTCTTTGTGCAGATGCCTGGCACCATTGCTCCGCTCTTCATGTACCCGGAGCTATGCTTTACACACCCTCCCTTCGTGCCGACGATCGAAGGACAGTACATCATCAAGAACCTCGTGCTGGTCAGCGCAGGCATCGTCGTCGGCGCGACCGTCCGAGGCGGAAAGATAGACGTACAAGGAGCCAGTCGTCAGGCCACCGTCAGTTGA